From one Bacillus sp. FJAT-42376 genomic stretch:
- the thiD gene encoding bifunctional hydroxymethylpyrimidine kinase/phosphomethylpyrimidine kinase, with product MIKKALTIAGSDSGGGAGIQADLKTFQELGVFGMSAVTAVTAQNTLGVHGVYPLSAEAVAAQTSAIGEDLPPDAVKTGMLFNREIIIAVAEAIKKFGWTNLVIDPVMIAKGGSTLLQREAIQAMTEHLIPLAAVITPNIPEAEALTGLSIRSETDKKEACHLLHEMGAASVLIKGGHEEDAAYSSDLLFTGESYTVLKSKRVDTRHTHGTGCTFSSALTAELAKGKTVTEAAGTAKQFIQAAIEETLEFGGGHGPTNHWAYKRREREL from the coding sequence ATGATAAAAAAAGCCTTAACCATCGCTGGCTCAGACAGCGGGGGCGGAGCAGGAATCCAGGCTGATTTAAAAACGTTTCAGGAGCTCGGGGTATTTGGGATGAGCGCGGTTACGGCGGTTACAGCTCAAAATACGCTTGGGGTGCATGGTGTATATCCTCTGTCAGCAGAGGCAGTGGCGGCCCAGACTTCTGCTATAGGAGAAGACCTCCCGCCGGATGCGGTAAAAACCGGGATGCTTTTTAACAGAGAAATCATTATCGCCGTTGCGGAGGCCATTAAAAAATTTGGCTGGACGAATCTTGTCATTGATCCGGTCATGATTGCAAAAGGCGGAAGCACTCTCCTGCAGCGCGAAGCCATTCAAGCGATGACTGAACATTTGATTCCGCTGGCAGCTGTGATTACACCGAACATTCCGGAAGCAGAGGCCTTAACGGGACTTTCAATTCGTTCAGAGACGGATAAGAAAGAGGCTTGTCATCTCCTCCATGAGATGGGTGCAGCTTCCGTGCTGATTAAAGGCGGTCATGAAGAGGATGCAGCGTATTCTTCAGATTTGCTTTTTACCGGGGAGAGCTACACAGTGCTGAAAAGCAAGCGGGTTGATACGAGACACACACACGGAACCGGCTGTACCTTCTCAAGCGCACTGACTGCCGAATTGGCTAAAGGCAAAACGGTGACAGAAGCAGCAGGGACGGCTAAGCAATTTATTCAGGCAGCGATTGAAGAAACACTTGAATTCGGCGGCGGCCATGGCCCTACAAATCACTGGGCATACAAAAGAAGGGAGAGAGAGCTATGA
- the thiE gene encoding thiamine phosphate synthase, with protein MNRTGIKEHLPLYFIAGTQDCHGNIAEILKEAIKGGITLFQFREKGKGSLHTEAEIEQLAAHLLQICKSSGIPFIVNDDVELALKIGADGVHVGQDDAAAGEIRDRLKGKILGVSVHSLAEAERALADGADYIGVGPVYPTSSKEDAKEAKGTLVIEQIHAADIGIPMVGIGGITADNAKKVVLAGASGISVISSISRAEHPLDAAAKLRKAVNGTVDSL; from the coding sequence ATGAACCGTACGGGAATCAAAGAGCATCTCCCGCTGTATTTTATCGCGGGCACACAGGACTGCCACGGGAATATAGCGGAGATACTGAAGGAGGCTATTAAAGGAGGAATTACGCTCTTTCAGTTCCGCGAAAAGGGAAAGGGATCGCTGCACACGGAAGCCGAGATTGAACAGCTGGCGGCTCATCTCCTGCAAATCTGCAAATCCTCCGGGATTCCTTTTATCGTGAATGACGATGTGGAACTGGCGCTGAAGATCGGTGCAGATGGGGTCCACGTTGGACAGGATGATGCGGCTGCAGGTGAAATCAGAGACCGATTAAAAGGGAAGATCCTTGGCGTGTCTGTGCACAGCTTAGCGGAAGCGGAGCGGGCCCTTGCTGACGGAGCAGATTATATCGGGGTTGGCCCAGTCTATCCTACATCATCCAAAGAGGATGCGAAAGAAGCGAAAGGGACATTGGTCATAGAACAGATTCACGCTGCGGACATTGGAATCCCGATGGTCGGAATCGGCGGGATTACAGCGGATAACGCTAAAAAGGTGGTGCTTGCAGGGGCATCGGGCATCTCGGTCATTTCAAGCATCAGCAGAGCTGAACATCCTCTGGATGCAGCAGCAAAATTAAGGAAAGCTGTGAATGGAACGGTCGACTCTTTATAA
- a CDS encoding serine/threonine protein kinase: MNIDLELTDKVSVKSVDPLDPVHVDNIPEGWELLGRGNYAAVFIHKDLPDKIVKLYAENREGAEKEQQVYRMLGKHPAYSEMYGYGDRYLILKKLEGLTLYEALRKGVYIPERVIKDVDKAIKYAIEEGLRPADIHGKNVMMKDGRGYIVDVSDFLEEFECPRWKDFKKAYYRIYLPLTKLGKWKIPRWMLERIRKGYQKYLKINGYYKRKKQSKETKRLAKRS, translated from the coding sequence ATGAATATCGATTTGGAACTAACAGACAAAGTTTCTGTAAAAAGTGTCGATCCGCTCGATCCGGTGCATGTAGACAATATCCCCGAGGGCTGGGAACTTCTCGGCAGGGGAAATTATGCAGCTGTATTTATACACAAGGATCTTCCTGATAAAATTGTAAAGCTGTACGCTGAAAACCGGGAAGGCGCAGAGAAAGAACAGCAGGTTTACCGCATGCTCGGCAAACATCCTGCCTATTCCGAAATGTACGGATATGGCGACAGGTATCTGATCCTGAAAAAACTGGAAGGCCTTACACTCTATGAAGCTCTCAGAAAAGGGGTATACATTCCTGAAAGAGTGATTAAAGATGTCGATAAAGCCATTAAATACGCCATTGAAGAAGGACTTAGACCTGCTGATATACATGGGAAAAACGTCATGATGAAAGACGGAAGAGGATACATTGTTGATGTCTCCGATTTTTTGGAAGAATTTGAATGCCCCCGCTGGAAAGACTTCAAAAAAGCCTATTACCGGATCTATCTTCCGTTAACCAAGCTTGGAAAATGGAAGATTCCCAGATGGATGCTTGAACGCATTCGGAAAGGCTATCAAAAATATTTAAAAATTAACGGATACTATAAACGGAAAAAACAGAGCAAAGAGACAAAACGCCTGGCTAAAAGAAGCTAG
- a CDS encoding YnfA family protein, whose protein sequence is MFKSITLFILAGLAEIGGGYLIWLWIKNGLPVWYGAMGGAILIVYGILPALQDFPDFGRVYAAYGGLFIVLALLWGWGVDGKAPDFYDGLGALICLAGAGIILWAPR, encoded by the coding sequence ATGTTTAAATCGATTACGTTGTTTATTTTGGCAGGATTAGCGGAAATTGGGGGTGGGTACCTGATTTGGCTATGGATTAAAAATGGCCTTCCGGTTTGGTACGGTGCGATGGGAGGAGCCATTCTGATTGTATATGGCATTCTGCCGGCACTTCAGGATTTCCCTGACTTTGGGAGAGTGTATGCAGCTTATGGCGGATTGTTTATCGTTCTTGCCCTATTATGGGGATGGGGAGTCGATGGAAAAGCCCCGGATTTTTATGATGGGCTCGGGGCTTTGATTTGCCTGGCAGGAGCAGGTATTATTTTATGGGCTCCAAGGTAA
- a CDS encoding thermonuclease family protein → MKKILMTFAILFSLFASGCSVQEMEAGQAGEKDEAPVKPESDLPLESEHGEQQETKGQTMKAAVISVTDGDTIKVRLKDGKTEKVRFILVDTPESRGKYQGHPQPFAKEASDYTKKQLLGKDIELEPGVEERDRFGRLLAYIWMDGTLFNERLLNEGFARVAIYPPNTKYLDQFERIEKQAKEEKRKIWSLENYATDRGFTQSVRQKEAAQPDSQPGKVPFDPKGPDRDCGDFETHEEAQAFFEAAGPGDPHQLDRDGDGLACVK, encoded by the coding sequence TTGAAAAAGATATTGATGACCTTTGCCATTTTATTCAGTCTTTTTGCATCAGGGTGTTCGGTTCAGGAAATGGAGGCTGGGCAGGCAGGGGAAAAGGATGAGGCTCCGGTAAAGCCGGAATCGGATCTTCCGCTGGAGTCTGAGCATGGAGAACAGCAGGAAACGAAAGGTCAAACCATGAAAGCTGCCGTTATTTCCGTCACAGACGGGGATACGATCAAGGTCCGGCTCAAGGATGGCAAAACCGAGAAGGTGCGTTTTATTCTAGTGGATACGCCTGAAAGCAGAGGGAAGTATCAAGGTCATCCCCAGCCTTTCGCGAAAGAAGCATCAGACTATACAAAGAAGCAGCTTTTAGGGAAGGACATTGAACTGGAACCGGGAGTGGAAGAGCGTGACCGGTTTGGCAGGCTTCTCGCATACATATGGATGGATGGTACATTATTTAATGAGCGCCTGTTAAATGAAGGATTCGCCCGTGTAGCCATTTACCCGCCGAATACGAAATATCTTGATCAATTTGAACGGATTGAAAAGCAGGCGAAAGAAGAAAAACGGAAGATTTGGTCACTTGAAAATTATGCGACGGACAGGGGCTTTACTCAGTCTGTACGGCAGAAAGAGGCTGCTCAGCCGGATTCACAGCCTGGAAAAGTCCCGTTTGATCCAAAGGGTCCGGACCGGGATTGCGGTGATTTTGAAACGCATGAAGAAGCCCAGGCATTTTTTGAAGCGGCAGGCCCAGGAGATCCTCATCAGCTGGACAGAGATGGAGACGGGCTAGCCTGTGTTAAATGA
- a CDS encoding TIGR02206 family membrane protein — MSGFQLFSLPHILTMCLLLFLFLILFFFKDWFHSIRFLLGFLLLTAITAENVWKAQAGRWSFSSDLPLHLSDVAVILTAFMLFTKSRRLFQFLWFAGIASSVQAIAAPDLGPYPFPHLIFFTFFISHGAVILGCLLFAANHFKPDKKSLWITVGLINLYALAVYLLNLWLGSNYLYLMKKPEGGSLLNWLGPWPWYLLSMEGTMLVSFLLLYWPFRKRS, encoded by the coding sequence ATGAGCGGCTTCCAGCTGTTTTCCCTGCCCCATATTTTGACGATGTGCTTGCTTCTTTTCCTTTTCCTTATTCTGTTCTTCTTCAAAGATTGGTTTCATTCCATCCGGTTCCTGCTGGGATTCCTTTTACTGACTGCAATAACAGCAGAGAATGTATGGAAGGCACAAGCGGGACGATGGTCTTTTTCTTCAGATTTGCCCTTGCATTTAAGTGATGTGGCCGTTATTTTAACGGCTTTTATGCTTTTCACAAAAAGCCGGCGGCTCTTTCAATTTCTATGGTTCGCAGGCATTGCAAGTTCCGTACAGGCCATCGCTGCACCTGATCTAGGTCCCTATCCGTTTCCGCATCTCATTTTCTTCACCTTTTTTATTTCCCACGGAGCCGTTATCCTGGGATGTCTGCTGTTTGCTGCCAATCATTTCAAACCGGATAAGAAAAGTCTTTGGATAACGGTGGGCTTGATCAACCTTTACGCATTGGCAGTTTATCTGCTGAATCTATGGCTCGGATCCAATTATTTATATCTCATGAAAAAACCAGAAGGCGGTTCTCTTTTAAATTGGCTTGGTCCCTGGCCGTGGTACTTGCTTTCCATGGAAGGAACGATGCTGGTTAGTTTTCTGCTGCTATATTGGCCTTTTCGGAAACGGAGCTGA
- a CDS encoding TspO/MBR family protein: MKSFRMLAVLNAFTYIIMVGMNFLANALPLNGQTTGEVSAGVPVIFEPAPYAFAIWSVIYLLLAIWVVRAFFVSDQEKQVYRNIGYYFAVNALLNALWIVLFHYELFNATLVVMLGLLFTLIKIYTIIEKSGQTKFFLNVPISVYMGWISVATIVNVFIFFKSNEITSFIGLGELAWAIIMIIVAGLLGAYMILAKNDLAYGLVFVWALIAIAVNQMNAVPSAAKTAVVAAVLLAILIVYKGSMLLLRKRK; the protein is encoded by the coding sequence ATGAAGTCGTTTAGGATGCTTGCCGTTTTGAATGCATTCACATACATCATTATGGTAGGGATGAATTTTTTAGCCAATGCCCTTCCGTTAAACGGGCAAACGACCGGGGAGGTTTCTGCTGGAGTGCCGGTTATTTTTGAACCTGCACCCTATGCTTTTGCCATTTGGAGTGTCATCTATTTGCTCCTGGCGATTTGGGTAGTGAGGGCGTTTTTTGTTTCGGATCAGGAGAAACAGGTATACAGGAATATCGGCTATTATTTTGCTGTAAACGCTCTGCTCAATGCGCTATGGATTGTCCTTTTTCATTATGAATTATTTAATGCGACACTGGTTGTTATGCTGGGTCTTTTGTTCACGCTTATTAAAATCTACACCATTATCGAAAAATCCGGCCAAACCAAATTTTTCTTGAACGTTCCGATATCGGTCTATATGGGATGGATTTCTGTCGCGACAATCGTGAACGTATTTATTTTCTTTAAATCGAACGAAATCACTTCGTTTATCGGATTGGGTGAGCTCGCATGGGCAATCATTATGATCATTGTGGCCGGCCTCCTGGGAGCCTATATGATCCTTGCCAAAAACGACCTTGCATACGGACTCGTGTTTGTCTGGGCGCTGATCGCCATCGCGGTGAATCAGATGAATGCCGTACCATCCGCAGCAAAAACCGCTGTTGTCGCAGCTGTTCTGCTTGCGATTCTGATCGTGTATAAAGGAAGCATGCTTCTGCTTAGGAAAAGAAAATAA
- the aldA gene encoding aldehyde dehydrogenase codes for MQEHKLYINGEYTNSTSSEMIDVVNPSNGEVISRIPDGTKEDAEKAIHAAYEAQKEWEQVPSYKRGKIVRQIGDEIEKKREKIISLLSEEQGKPYEQSSAEVDLAIDYFRYMSEWARRIEGEVIQSDRPNENIFLHKRPIGVVGGIVPWNFPVFIFARKVATALIAGCTIVLKPSQQTPNTAAELTKIIDELDLPKGVYNMITGTGSTIGNALAASPKVGMITMTGGIGAGTKVMEAAAQNITKVNLELGGKAPAIVTKNADLDLAVENIKTSRINNAGQACTNAERVYVHESVAEEFTEKLAAAFKKVKVGDAVHDRHAEMGPLVSEDRLKTVEEALEKAIKDGAKVAAGGKRPDGMNGGFFLEPTVLTNVTDDMDIMKDEIFGPVLPVTTYTDLNEAIRMANDSVYGLSSSVYTDDYNEAMYVSNQLRFGETFVNRENFEAIQGYHAGMRQSGLGGADGKHGLEDFLVTQVVYMQYKTDLK; via the coding sequence ATGCAAGAACATAAACTATATATCAACGGAGAATATACAAATTCAACATCGAGCGAGATGATCGATGTTGTAAACCCGTCAAATGGAGAAGTGATTTCAAGAATTCCGGACGGCACGAAAGAAGATGCCGAAAAGGCCATTCATGCTGCTTATGAAGCACAAAAGGAATGGGAACAGGTTCCTTCCTATAAACGAGGAAAAATTGTCCGCCAGATCGGCGACGAGATTGAGAAAAAACGCGAAAAAATCATCTCTCTGTTATCAGAGGAACAAGGGAAGCCATATGAACAGTCTTCTGCGGAAGTAGATTTGGCTATTGATTACTTCCGGTATATGTCCGAGTGGGCACGCAGAATTGAAGGAGAAGTGATTCAAAGTGACCGGCCAAATGAGAACATCTTCCTTCACAAACGCCCGATTGGGGTTGTAGGCGGCATTGTGCCATGGAACTTCCCAGTCTTTATTTTCGCCAGAAAAGTGGCAACGGCTCTGATTGCCGGCTGTACCATTGTTTTAAAACCGAGTCAGCAGACACCGAATACAGCAGCGGAACTGACAAAAATCATTGATGAGCTCGACCTTCCAAAAGGCGTTTACAATATGATTACCGGTACAGGATCTACTATTGGAAATGCGCTTGCTGCAAGTCCGAAAGTCGGAATGATTACTATGACCGGCGGAATAGGTGCAGGCACAAAAGTAATGGAAGCAGCCGCTCAGAATATTACGAAAGTCAACCTTGAGCTTGGCGGCAAGGCACCGGCCATCGTCACAAAGAATGCGGACCTTGATTTGGCGGTTGAAAACATTAAAACATCCCGCATTAATAACGCCGGGCAGGCGTGCACAAATGCAGAGCGGGTTTATGTCCATGAATCAGTGGCTGAGGAATTCACAGAAAAACTGGCCGCTGCTTTTAAAAAGGTGAAAGTGGGCGACGCCGTCCATGACAGACATGCTGAAATGGGGCCGCTAGTCAGTGAAGACCGTTTGAAAACGGTTGAGGAAGCTCTCGAAAAGGCCATCAAGGACGGGGCTAAGGTAGCAGCAGGCGGTAAGCGTCCGGATGGAATGAACGGCGGATTCTTCCTCGAACCAACGGTCTTAACCAACGTGACGGATGACATGGATATTATGAAGGATGAAATTTTCGGGCCTGTCCTTCCTGTTACCACGTATACGGATTTGAATGAGGCCATCAGAATGGCGAATGATTCTGTATATGGACTTTCTTCCTCTGTTTACACAGATGATTACAATGAAGCGATGTATGTATCCAATCAGCTGCGCTTCGGAGAAACGTTCGTCAATCGGGAAAATTTTGAAGCGATCCAGGGGTATCATGCCGGAATGCGCCAATCCGGACTGGGCGGCGCGGACGGAAAACACGGACTTGAAGACTTCCTTGTCACTCAGGTTGTGTACATGCAATACAAAACAGATTTAAAGTAA
- a CDS encoding CAP domain-containing protein encodes MKKKKLVGLGLGFMLALGVLPAQEVHASVNSTAVQQGEKLAYQLRGFNKLIESGDIYDVNRSYDSFSRQIQAAEKAVGRVSGSSKRKALSKKYVTPAKVARERVIYEVSQYRLMKVIGKDALLNRVTYVDSNLKKLDRLKKRAVEIKKAGKYKAVPAVMTGYLSETEKLQKTNRFAVPDLSLNHTLTSDELDSFLLLNQDRYRSKKPLMTLSEKLSYIAQMKSKDMHSTGILSQYSSKYGDVGQMIMKFGFQQPNEAGILVYKFTTASNAKAQRELWRNNASLKNVLYHPAFNYAGVGSYRSYATHLFVNI; translated from the coding sequence ATGAAAAAGAAGAAATTAGTCGGTTTAGGGCTGGGTTTTATGCTGGCGCTGGGTGTTTTGCCTGCGCAGGAAGTGCATGCCTCAGTAAACAGCACCGCAGTCCAGCAGGGGGAAAAGCTTGCCTATCAGCTTCGGGGATTTAATAAATTGATTGAATCCGGAGACATTTATGATGTAAACCGCTCTTATGACAGCTTTTCCAGACAAATTCAGGCTGCCGAGAAAGCAGTGGGGCGCGTTTCGGGATCATCAAAAAGAAAAGCACTTTCTAAAAAGTATGTGACGCCAGCAAAGGTTGCGAGAGAGCGCGTCATCTATGAAGTCTCTCAGTACCGTCTGATGAAAGTGATAGGAAAAGATGCTTTATTGAACCGTGTTACATATGTAGACAGCAATCTTAAAAAATTAGACCGCTTAAAAAAACGTGCGGTAGAAATTAAGAAGGCTGGCAAGTACAAGGCGGTTCCGGCTGTAATGACCGGATATCTTTCCGAAACGGAAAAACTCCAGAAAACGAACCGTTTTGCAGTCCCTGACCTTTCACTCAATCATACGCTGACGAGCGATGAACTGGATTCTTTTCTTCTGCTGAACCAGGATCGGTACCGCAGTAAAAAGCCATTAATGACACTAAGTGAAAAATTAAGCTATATCGCTCAGATGAAATCAAAGGATATGCACTCTACAGGGATTCTAAGTCAATATTCTTCTAAATACGGCGATGTCGGCCAGATGATTATGAAATTTGGATTCCAGCAGCCTAATGAAGCAGGCATCCTTGTATATAAATTTACGACTGCGAGCAATGCCAAGGCTCAGAGAGAACTATGGAGAAACAATGCCAGTCTGAAAAACGTTCTATATCATCCTGCTTTTAACTATGCCGGTGTAGGCAGCTACAGGAGCTATGCGACGCATCTTTTTGTAAATATCTAA